From Polynucleobacter sp. MWH-Braz-FAM2G, a single genomic window includes:
- a CDS encoding FIST signal transduction protein, translating to MHIDTYRWTESEGWDIRLSPNPDINLVLVCAEHPYFKEARCYEEIRAFFPAAEIVGCSSSGNICGDLISDQDIVLSAISFSTTKISVKSTLIENDDEVERIVSDLVREFSESKPKHVFALSDGLSISGSDFTKTLNTLGVPVTGGLAGDSDRFNTSWVMVNGPAKRHQIALIGFYGDLKIAYGFSTGWREFGPERRVTRSVRNIVYEIDHRPALEVYTKYLGELAKELPGSGLRFPLSVTDSSSGRSYVRTLLGVNWEEMSLNFAGDVPQGSLCKLMKTEIDSLIDASVNLTNDLHLDASKQDSLCLVVSCVGRRLVMDQIAGEEIEAIQSILGPRTTVFGFYSYGEVAPFDPAVCALHNQTTTLTLFSE from the coding sequence ATGCATATAGATACTTACCGTTGGACTGAATCTGAGGGTTGGGATATTCGCTTATCTCCAAATCCGGATATCAACTTGGTCTTAGTCTGTGCTGAGCATCCTTATTTCAAAGAGGCTCGATGCTATGAAGAGATTCGAGCCTTTTTTCCTGCCGCTGAGATAGTGGGCTGTTCATCATCTGGAAATATTTGTGGGGATCTTATCTCCGACCAAGACATTGTTCTCTCAGCTATTTCCTTCTCCACCACAAAGATTTCAGTAAAAAGTACACTAATTGAGAATGATGACGAAGTAGAGAGAATCGTGAGCGACTTGGTGCGGGAGTTTTCTGAGTCAAAGCCAAAGCACGTCTTTGCCTTGTCTGATGGTTTGTCTATTAGTGGCTCCGACTTCACCAAAACACTGAATACATTGGGTGTTCCCGTAACTGGTGGTTTGGCTGGAGATTCCGATCGTTTTAATACCTCATGGGTGATGGTCAATGGTCCTGCCAAGCGACATCAAATTGCGCTAATTGGTTTTTACGGTGATTTGAAAATTGCTTACGGATTTTCTACAGGATGGCGCGAGTTTGGACCAGAGCGCAGGGTTACTCGTTCTGTGAGAAACATTGTTTATGAGATCGATCACAGGCCCGCACTAGAGGTGTATACAAAGTACTTGGGTGAACTGGCAAAGGAGCTACCGGGTAGTGGATTGCGTTTTCCACTGTCTGTTACTGACTCAAGCTCTGGCCGCTCCTATGTTCGGACATTGTTGGGGGTCAACTGGGAAGAGATGAGTCTGAATTTTGCTGGAGATGTTCCCCAAGGTAGTCTATGTAAATTGATGAAGACAGAGATCGACTCATTAATCGATGCATCGGTAAATTTAACCAACGACTTGCATTTAGATGCCAGCAAACAGGATTCACTTTGCCTTGTGGTAAGTTGTGTTGGCAGGCGTTTAGTGATGGATCAAATAGCGGGCGAGGAGATTGAGGCTATTCAGTCGATATTAGGTCCTCGCACAACTGTCTTTGGATTTTATTCGTATGGTGAAGTTGCACCTTTTGATCCAGCAGTCTGTGCATTGCATAATCAAACCACGACGCTTACGCTGTTTTCGGAATAA
- a CDS encoding surface-adhesin E family protein — protein MKKISLFLALSATLLGSNNAFAEWQEIGQNDQSTVFVDTATLQTQGNLAQIMSMLNFKKPGQDPQSKENVNSIIGLNEYDCSTGKYRPIEFKVFSGNKGKGKVVVDQKTPDSIFESIPNGAWAAGVFNVACRTK, from the coding sequence ATGAAAAAAATTTCTCTTTTCTTGGCATTAAGCGCAACTTTACTGGGCTCAAATAATGCGTTCGCAGAATGGCAAGAGATTGGTCAAAACGATCAATCTACTGTTTTTGTAGATACTGCCACTCTTCAAACACAAGGCAATCTAGCGCAAATCATGTCTATGCTCAACTTTAAAAAGCCTGGCCAAGACCCACAAAGCAAAGAGAATGTAAATTCTATTATTGGTCTAAATGAATACGATTGCAGCACTGGCAAATACCGCCCGATAGAATTTAAAGTATTTAGCGGCAATAAAGGTAAAGGCAAAGTAGTTGTTGATCAAAAAACTCCAGACAGTATTTTTGAATCCATCCCAAATGGCGCTTGGGCCGCGGGAGTATTCAATGTTGCGTGTCGCACTAAGTAA
- a CDS encoding penicillin acylase family protein, which translates to MTTPRNHSGFSKLLRASFWVFLLSLLVAIVLALTYMYFAQSNISGKRTIKSLGESVVITFDEADIPHIQAKSQADAYFALGYLHATERSWQMEMNRRIASGRLSEILGNDTVKIDRFVRTLGIKRAAERQFDRYPVSAKRLLQAYADGVNAGNTQLGWALPIEYFLTGSKPGHWSPTDSIAWMLMMAYDLGGNWQRELQRLELSKYLTTKQVWEVYPPYDADEPVSNVDFAKMYREMGVFPPSPKPVESKPQNLPATELGKLEHMGGNDGIGSNNWALSGKLSTTGKPLLANDPHLGLSVPAIWYFAHLEAPDLNVIGGTLPGIPAVVLGRTDKFAWSFTNTGPDVQDLYIEQIDPKNPGMYRGPDGLLPFKVRQEIIDIKGSPSFTFLVKETRHGPVISDSYAKAKRAIDTDRYALALRWTALDIENQSVVGLLDINRSTDLEEFKQAVRKNYAPMQNIVMADTEGNIAFQAAGVAPKRILHQGLYGVAPAPGWDKQYDWNGYVPFDQLPASNNPEQGWLATANQKIIAANDPNPLTGDWDLPARYDRIVDLIKAKNIHTVDDMKTMQGDTLSLASTPLLELFKSSQSTHPLASQAMEAMKNFDGDMKASSAGALIFNAWADQLTRHLFSRLGYLFSENYGARNYRSPLLHQIKNPNSPWCDDPKTQLVESCQDASNKALDKALDYLSNEYGNDPKNWVWGKAHIAISEHRPFSKVPLIGGLFNIKTPFPGDSFSINVGRLELLQSKNPYETLQAPSLRTVYDLSDLENSFFIYQTGQSGWVQSKFYRNLNALWANNEYLPLKMKPEKVNRQLELSNK; encoded by the coding sequence ATGACAACGCCAAGAAATCATTCAGGATTTAGCAAGCTATTGAGGGCCAGCTTTTGGGTATTTTTACTTAGTCTTTTGGTCGCGATTGTGCTCGCACTCACCTATATGTATTTTGCTCAATCCAATATCTCTGGAAAAAGAACAATTAAAAGTTTAGGTGAATCAGTCGTCATTACATTTGATGAAGCCGACATTCCACATATCCAAGCAAAAAGTCAGGCAGATGCATACTTTGCTTTAGGTTATCTGCACGCCACTGAGCGTTCTTGGCAAATGGAAATGAACCGCCGTATTGCTAGCGGAAGACTTTCAGAAATCTTGGGCAATGACACTGTCAAAATCGATCGCTTTGTACGCACCCTAGGCATCAAGCGCGCCGCTGAACGTCAATTTGATCGCTACCCCGTTTCAGCCAAACGGCTACTCCAAGCCTATGCTGATGGAGTCAATGCTGGTAATACGCAATTAGGTTGGGCATTGCCAATAGAGTATTTTTTAACTGGCTCCAAACCAGGTCACTGGTCTCCGACTGATAGCATCGCATGGATGCTCATGATGGCTTATGACCTTGGGGGAAACTGGCAAAGAGAATTGCAAAGACTGGAGCTTTCTAAGTATCTGACAACCAAGCAGGTATGGGAGGTCTACCCACCTTATGACGCAGATGAGCCAGTCAGCAATGTGGATTTTGCAAAAATGTATCGGGAGATGGGTGTTTTTCCTCCTTCACCCAAACCAGTTGAGAGCAAACCACAAAACTTGCCAGCTACTGAATTAGGCAAGCTGGAACACATGGGTGGAAATGATGGCATTGGCTCAAATAATTGGGCTCTCAGTGGCAAGCTATCAACCACCGGCAAACCCCTGTTAGCAAATGACCCCCACTTGGGATTATCAGTACCAGCAATCTGGTACTTTGCCCATCTCGAGGCACCTGATTTAAATGTCATTGGAGGAACGCTTCCCGGAATCCCGGCCGTAGTACTAGGTAGAACAGATAAATTTGCTTGGAGCTTTACCAATACAGGACCCGACGTTCAGGATTTGTATATCGAGCAAATTGATCCAAAAAATCCTGGTATGTATAGAGGTCCAGACGGGCTTCTGCCCTTTAAAGTTCGTCAGGAAATTATTGACATCAAAGGGTCACCTTCATTTACTTTTCTTGTAAAGGAAACGCGACACGGTCCAGTGATTTCAGATTCTTATGCGAAAGCCAAGCGTGCAATTGATACTGATCGCTATGCACTAGCGTTACGCTGGACCGCACTTGACATTGAGAATCAATCGGTTGTGGGCTTATTGGATATCAACCGCTCCACGGATCTTGAGGAATTTAAACAGGCGGTTCGAAAAAATTATGCGCCAATGCAAAACATTGTGATGGCGGATACTGAAGGCAACATTGCTTTTCAAGCTGCTGGGGTTGCGCCTAAAAGAATTTTGCATCAAGGGTTATATGGCGTTGCACCTGCGCCTGGCTGGGACAAGCAATACGACTGGAATGGCTATGTACCCTTTGATCAATTACCTGCTAGCAATAATCCTGAGCAGGGTTGGCTTGCAACCGCTAACCAAAAGATCATTGCGGCAAATGATCCGAACCCTTTAACGGGCGACTGGGACCTACCCGCTCGTTATGACCGTATCGTAGATCTCATCAAGGCAAAAAATATTCACACTGTCGACGATATGAAAACAATGCAAGGTGATACCTTATCACTTGCCTCAACACCTCTATTAGAACTATTCAAATCTAGTCAATCGACTCATCCATTGGCATCTCAGGCTATGGAAGCGATGAAAAACTTTGATGGTGACATGAAAGCATCAAGCGCTGGGGCTCTCATTTTTAATGCATGGGCGGATCAATTAACCCGCCATTTATTCTCAAGGCTAGGATATTTATTCTCTGAAAATTACGGCGCCCGAAATTATCGGTCCCCACTACTACATCAGATAAAAAATCCCAATAGTCCTTGGTGCGATGATCCGAAAACACAATTAGTGGAATCTTGCCAGGATGCATCTAACAAAGCCCTTGATAAAGCTTTGGACTATTTGAGCAATGAATATGGAAACGACCCAAAAAATTGGGTGTGGGGTAAAGCACATATCGCCATTTCAGAGCACCGCCCCTTTAGTAAAGTTCCCTTAATTGGAGGGCTATTTAATATCAAGACTCCATTTCCAGGCGATAGCTTTTCCATCAATGTAGGCAGACTAGAACTATTGCAATCCAAGAATCCTTACGAAACACTGCAAGCTCCGAGCTTGCGAACCGTATACGATTTATCTGATCTAGAAAATTCTTTCTTCATTTACCAAACAGGTCAATCTGGCTGGGTACAAAGTAAGTTTTATCGCAATTTGAATGCGCTTTGGGCCAATAACGAATATCTTCCCTTAAAAATGAAGCCTGAAAAGGTTAATCGTCAACTTGAATTAAGCAATAAGTAA
- the purU gene encoding formyltetrahydrofolate deformylase, with protein sequence MTAENYYLTLTCPNKPGIVAAVSTYIYESGGDIEEAQQFDDKASKRFFMRVSFSCPTQADALRSGFLEIAKRFELTWELRAVKDLKRVLIMASKLDHCLVDLLYRWRIGELPMIICGIVSNHPRDVYASIDFADIPFYHLPVTPETKPAQEAKLLEIIAESKVDMVILARYMQILSDDLSSKLSGRCINVHHSFLPSFKGAKPYHQAHARGIKLIGATAHFVTSDLDEGPIIEQDVTRVTHGDTPEDLVRKGRDLERTVLSRALRYYLHDRVLINGATSVVFSD encoded by the coding sequence ATGACCGCAGAAAATTATTATCTAACCCTCACCTGCCCTAACAAACCGGGCATTGTTGCAGCCGTTTCCACCTACATCTATGAATCTGGTGGCGATATAGAAGAGGCACAACAGTTTGATGACAAAGCCTCGAAACGTTTTTTTATGCGCGTTAGTTTTAGCTGCCCAACCCAAGCTGATGCCTTAAGAAGTGGTTTTCTGGAAATTGCTAAACGCTTTGAACTTACTTGGGAGTTGCGCGCTGTTAAAGATCTCAAACGAGTATTAATCATGGCCTCTAAATTAGATCATTGCTTAGTTGATCTTCTTTATCGTTGGCGAATTGGCGAGCTACCCATGATTATTTGCGGGATTGTCTCCAATCATCCACGCGATGTTTACGCCAGCATTGATTTTGCAGATATCCCCTTCTATCACTTACCCGTTACACCAGAAACTAAGCCTGCTCAAGAAGCCAAGCTCTTAGAGATCATCGCAGAATCCAAGGTGGATATGGTGATCTTGGCGCGCTATATGCAAATTCTATCGGATGACTTATCGTCCAAACTTTCTGGTCGCTGCATCAACGTACATCACTCATTCTTACCAAGCTTTAAAGGCGCAAAACCATATCATCAAGCACATGCACGTGGCATCAAACTCATTGGAGCGACAGCCCACTTTGTGACTAGCGATTTAGATGAGGGTCCGATTATCGAACAAGACGTTACCCGCGTAACTCATGGTGACACACCAGAAGATTTGGTCCGCAAAGGTCGCGACCTTGAGAGAACCGTACTTTCCAGAGCCTTACGTTATTACCTGCATGATCGCGTGCTCATCAACGGAGCAACATCGGTAGTCTTTTCGGATTAA
- a CDS encoding bifunctional diguanylate cyclase/phosphodiesterase produces the protein MSFEINNQHRLLKRQLRNFPDIPDLNSEQCLALLNVVNETYHQVDRERRLLENAIEVTAQELTGVNKQLQLFIENAPTGIVMLDSQLRYLYASRRWLEDRKLLGIDIIGKSHYELSPNISEDKKRMLQKCLLGESASCNEDRIIYSDGTYGWIRWEVKPWLGADGDVGGLIIFSEDITARKSAEEELRIASVAFQSSDGMIVTDHQGNILRVNSAFEKISGYVADELVGKKTSIFKSPEYHDDAFYRNLWEAVSTEGKWEGSVWNRNKEGRTIPVWLSISAVRGLDGTHTHYIGIYSNTSDPREAERKILELAYYDPLTNLPNRRLLLDRLNQARLAATRNHVYGAILIIDIDRFKSINDTRGHDMGDQVLMAVAQSLRSNLREMDTAARLGGDEFVVLIPDLGPNAENAMYSLKLVADKLHKSISEPVNLNGIIHTTTSSIGIALFSDKTQGTNELLKEADLALYQAKAAGRNTIQFFNDAMHIRFTEKMTMEASLKRAMDKGELSLMFQPQVDKNGHVVGAEALLRWSPLDNDVIPPDVFIPVAEEAGLITSIGEWALNGACDQLKRWSQNESTSKLALSVNISAKQFRAENFANMVQAAVNSAGINPGLLKLELTESLLLDNVDAVISTMNALRNFGVKFSMDDFGTGYSSLSYLKRLPLDELKIDKSFVLDIAWDEGDRAIIRSILSLAQTLKLRVVAEGVETIEQRDYLLAEGCCFYQGYLYGKPLSEESFQSLLSTLQ, from the coding sequence ATGAGCTTTGAGATTAATAACCAACATCGACTCTTAAAGCGACAACTCCGGAATTTTCCTGACATACCTGATCTCAATTCAGAGCAATGTCTGGCTTTGCTTAATGTAGTGAATGAAACCTATCATCAGGTTGATCGCGAACGCCGCTTGCTCGAAAACGCCATCGAAGTAACTGCCCAAGAGTTAACGGGCGTTAATAAGCAATTGCAACTATTTATTGAAAATGCTCCGACTGGAATTGTGATGCTAGATAGTCAATTACGCTATCTATATGCTAGTCGTCGTTGGCTCGAAGATCGTAAATTATTAGGTATCGATATTATCGGGAAGAGTCATTACGAGCTTTCGCCTAATATTTCCGAAGATAAAAAACGTATGTTGCAAAAGTGTTTATTGGGTGAGTCTGCCTCGTGCAATGAAGATCGGATTATTTACTCAGATGGCACATATGGTTGGATTCGTTGGGAAGTGAAGCCTTGGCTGGGCGCAGATGGAGATGTTGGTGGCTTAATCATCTTCTCTGAAGACATTACAGCCAGAAAAAGCGCCGAAGAAGAGTTGCGAATTGCATCAGTTGCATTCCAGTCGAGCGATGGCATGATTGTTACTGATCATCAGGGCAATATATTGCGTGTGAATTCAGCGTTTGAAAAAATCTCGGGTTATGTTGCCGATGAATTGGTTGGGAAAAAGACATCCATTTTTAAATCTCCTGAATACCATGATGACGCCTTTTATCGTAATTTATGGGAGGCGGTATCAACAGAGGGAAAGTGGGAAGGAAGCGTCTGGAATCGAAACAAAGAAGGGCGGACGATTCCGGTGTGGCTATCCATTTCTGCGGTAAGGGGGCTGGATGGGACTCATACGCACTATATTGGGATTTATTCCAATACAAGTGATCCACGAGAGGCTGAGCGCAAAATTTTGGAGCTTGCCTACTATGACCCATTAACGAACTTGCCTAATCGACGTTTGCTATTAGATCGATTAAATCAGGCTCGACTTGCCGCCACACGCAATCATGTGTATGGAGCAATTCTGATCATTGATATTGATCGCTTTAAGTCAATTAATGATACGCGCGGTCATGATATGGGGGATCAGGTATTAATGGCTGTCGCTCAGAGCTTGCGCAGTAACTTGCGTGAAATGGATACTGCGGCTAGGCTGGGTGGTGACGAATTTGTTGTGCTCATTCCGGATTTAGGTCCTAACGCGGAAAATGCGATGTACTCGTTGAAGTTGGTGGCAGACAAATTGCATAAAAGCATATCTGAACCCGTTAATTTGAATGGCATTATTCACACCACAACTTCTAGCATTGGCATCGCCTTGTTTTCAGACAAGACTCAAGGCACTAATGAGTTGTTAAAAGAAGCGGATTTGGCTCTATATCAAGCCAAAGCAGCAGGAAGAAATACCATCCAGTTCTTTAATGACGCCATGCACATTCGATTTACCGAAAAAATGACCATGGAAGCCAGTCTGAAACGGGCTATGGATAAGGGTGAATTGAGTTTGATGTTCCAACCACAGGTAGATAAAAACGGACATGTTGTTGGTGCAGAGGCATTATTACGTTGGAGTCCTTTGGATAATGATGTCATTCCGCCCGATGTGTTTATTCCTGTTGCAGAAGAGGCGGGGTTGATTACCTCGATTGGTGAATGGGCTCTCAACGGAGCTTGCGATCAGTTGAAGCGTTGGTCACAAAATGAAAGTACTTCGAAATTAGCATTGTCAGTCAACATTAGTGCCAAGCAATTTAGGGCTGAAAATTTTGCCAATATGGTGCAAGCAGCTGTTAATAGTGCTGGTATCAATCCCGGCTTATTAAAATTAGAGCTGACAGAGAGTCTTTTGCTAGACAACGTGGATGCGGTGATTTCCACCATGAATGCCTTAAGAAATTTTGGCGTTAAGTTTTCAATGGACGACTTTGGCACTGGCTACTCATCCTTGAGTTATCTAAAGCGCTTGCCGCTTGATGAGCTAAAGATTGATAAGAGTTTCGTGCTCGATATTGCTTGGGACGAGGGTGACCGCGCCATCATTCGCTCCATTCTCTCTTTGGCCCAGACTCTGAAGTTAAGGGTGGTTGCTGAAGGTGTCGAGACTATTGAACAGCGCGACTACCTATTAGCAGAGGGTTGCTGTTTTTATCAGGGCTATCTCTATGGAAAACCTTTAAGCGAGGAAAGCTTCCAATCTTTGCTAAGCACTTTGCAGTAG